AAGATACTTTAGATCCACCAATAATCGCAGCTAGAGGACGTTGGGGACTTTCGATCGCTCCTTGTAAGAAGTTTAGTTCTTTTTCAATCAAATAACCCGCTACACTAGGACTCAGATAATGAGTTACTCCCTCTGTAGAAGCATGGGCGCGGTGTGCTGTGCCAAAAGCATCATTAACGTATAAGTCAGCGTTTGCTGCTAATTTTTGGGCAAATCCTGGATCATTTGCTTCTTCTTCTGCGTAAAAACGTACGTTTTCTAGAAGTGCAACCTGTCCATTTTCCATTTTAGCTATGGTAGAGGTTACTTCTTCTCCGATACAATCTTTACAGCTAACTACTTCAGTTCCTAGTAATTCAGAAAGACGTTTAGCCACAGGAGTTAGACGCATACTTTCTTTAACTTGTCCTTTAGGACGACCAAAATGACTGCACAAGATTACCTTAGCGCCTTTTTTGCGTAAATCTTCAATAGTGGGCAAAGCTGCACGAATACGGGTATCATCGGTAATTGTCAGGTTATCATCGAGAGGGACGTTAAAATCAGCTCTTACTAAGACTCTTTTTCCTGCTAAATCAGCCTCTGATAAATTTGCTATGGTTTTCTTGGTCACAGCCTGTTCCTCCTAAAAAGTTATATTTTTCATAGTCAATTAATTTTGTACCCTAAAACCGTCACTATTGCTCAATAACTTTTGTACTGATTAACGATTGTAGCGCTGACCTTGCATCTGAAGACAAAAGTTCCTGGTTGAGGTAGGGGGGATTTTTTCAGTATTTATAATGGATTGAAAGAAAGCTAAAAATATAGCAAGAGAGAATAGAACATCTCTGAGATACGAAAGGATTAGAGCATATCCTAGATATTCCTAAGTCATTTGCCAAGTTATTTGCTAAGATATCTTAGTAATCATCTTAGTAAGATTATAACCCTTCTTAGCCAACTTGGTATCAAAGTTGGCTCAATCTTGGCTCACCTGGTATCAGGTATCCT
The nucleotide sequence above comes from Gloeocapsa sp. DLM2.Bin57. Encoded proteins:
- a CDS encoding phosphoglycerate kinase, producing MTKKTIANLSEADLAGKRVLVRADFNVPLDDNLTITDDTRIRAALPTIEDLRKKGAKVILCSHFGRPKGQVKESMRLTPVAKRLSELLGTEVVSCKDCIGEEVTSTIAKMENGQVALLENVRFYAEEEANDPGFAQKLAANADLYVNDAFGTAHRAHASTEGVTHYLSPSVAGYLIEKELNFLQGAIESPQRPLAAIIGGSKVSSKIGVIETLLEKCDKLLIGGGMIFTFYKARGLDVGKSLVEEDKLELAKELEAKAKAKNVTLLLPTDVVIADKFAADANSQTVSIDSIPDGWMGLDIGPDSVKLFQEALADCQTILWNGPMGVFEFAKFAVGTEAIANTLAELTKNNAVTIIGGGDSVAAVEKVGVAEQMSHISTGGGASLELLEGKELPGIAALDEA